From Denitrovibrio acetiphilus DSM 12809, the proteins below share one genomic window:
- a CDS encoding lipoprotein-releasing ABC transporter permease subunit — MKFERFVAGRYLRSRKSNKILSFISGISILGILLGVATLIVVVSVMSGFSDNLKNRILGANAHIVVNRVDVSPIKNWQGIGKIIEDVDGVTGVSPFILNQVLLTSENNVSGVVVRGVVPERELKVTSIKKFMTDGYFNDISKKAENGNPQIAVGKELAANLGVLPGDEVVMVSPFGKKGPFGITPKMKRFEVSGIFDTGMYEYNNSLAYIDISDAQEFFGTGDIASGFSISTGNFDKAPAIAAQIQKELDFPFWSRDWISMNKNLFSALKLEKYAMFIILTLIIIVASFNVISMITVTVKDKKRDIAIMRAMGAPEKMISRIFMKQGMIIGITGTVFGNILGFVICVVLERFKLISLPEDVYFMDRIPVKMELSTFVVVTVCALLITYIAGLFPAKQSAKLDPIEALRRD; from the coding sequence TTGAAATTTGAACGCTTTGTGGCAGGCAGATATCTGCGAAGCCGCAAGTCGAATAAAATATTATCCTTCATCTCAGGTATCTCCATACTGGGGATACTTCTCGGGGTTGCCACACTGATCGTGGTGGTGAGCGTGATGAGCGGGTTTTCAGACAACCTGAAAAACAGAATACTTGGGGCAAATGCACATATCGTCGTTAATCGTGTGGATGTCTCCCCCATTAAGAACTGGCAGGGGATCGGCAAGATAATCGAAGATGTTGACGGTGTAACCGGCGTCTCACCCTTTATTCTGAATCAGGTGCTTCTCACCAGTGAAAATAACGTTTCCGGTGTGGTTGTCCGAGGGGTTGTCCCTGAGCGCGAGCTTAAGGTCACTTCTATCAAAAAGTTTATGACTGACGGATATTTTAACGATATCTCAAAGAAAGCTGAAAATGGCAACCCGCAGATAGCAGTGGGGAAAGAGCTTGCTGCCAACCTTGGTGTTCTCCCTGGTGATGAAGTTGTTATGGTTTCTCCTTTCGGCAAGAAGGGGCCTTTCGGCATAACACCAAAGATGAAGCGTTTCGAAGTTTCAGGTATATTTGATACCGGCATGTATGAGTACAATAACTCTCTCGCTTATATCGATATATCTGATGCGCAGGAATTTTTCGGTACAGGAGACATCGCATCCGGTTTCAGCATCAGCACCGGGAATTTCGACAAAGCACCAGCTATCGCGGCACAGATTCAGAAAGAGCTGGACTTTCCTTTCTGGTCGAGAGACTGGATAAGCATGAATAAAAATCTGTTTTCTGCTCTGAAACTGGAAAAATATGCAATGTTTATAATCCTGACGCTGATTATTATAGTGGCGTCATTTAATGTAATAAGCATGATAACGGTTACTGTTAAAGATAAAAAACGTGACATAGCTATAATGCGTGCCATGGGTGCGCCGGAAAAGATGATATCCCGCATATTCATGAAGCAGGGGATGATCATAGGGATCACAGGGACGGTGTTTGGCAACATACTCGGGTTTGTTATATGCGTTGTTCTGGAAAGGTTTAAGCTGATCTCACTTCCGGAGGATGTATATTTCATGGACAGGATACCTGTTAAAATGGAACTTTCAACA